Within Myxococcales bacterium, the genomic segment ATGATCCATTCAGAGCGGGGAAGCATTGCCGCAAGCCCGCTCAGCAGCTTCGAGACACCTGAACGGGGCGGGCCGCTGACCAGTATTTTTGTGCGCTGCCTTAGCGCCTCTTTGAGCAGAAGCAACATGCCTTCCGACAGCACTCCCTCTTCGAGGAGACTCTCGGGGGAAACCTGTATGCCAGCCCTCCTGCGAATCCGAAGAATCGGGCCCTCTGGTGCCAGAGGTCGTTGCCACAGCGTGACATGGCTACCATCCGCGAGTCGGCACTGTTGGATCGGCTGGTGCGTATCAATAGTGATATCTGATAGCGCAAAAAGTCGCGTTGCTACTTTCTCAAGGGCGCGTTGTGAGGAAAAAGCAATACATTCCAATGGCTTGAGGCCTTGGCCATAGTCTGCAAAAATGTGTTGGGGCCCCTGAATGAGGAGCTCTTGCACCTGGCGGTCGATCAACAGACGTTCGAGCGCGCCCAAACCAACGGCTTCGTGAAAGCTGGCCTCAGCGAGAGCCTCCCGATCGAGGCGCTCATCAAGAAGTCCTTGCGTTTCAAGCGTCCTTAGTGCGGCATCGACTTGCTCTTCGGCCAGAAGCGCCGGCGTATTGCCGAACGACATCCCCTGCAGATCTTCCGAACCCAATGCATTGCCAATCTGTAACATCATCAAGCGAAGTGCCGAGTTAAGATCTGTGGCCTTCGAAGAGCTATTTTCAACGGCCAAACGCGTCCACGGCAACCGCGAAAGGCGGCTCTTTTTCTCCCGCGCTGCCAAGGATCGGGGTGCCGTCGAGGGTGGGCGAATACTGCCCATGGGCTCTCCCGCGAGCGGCTGAGAAATATTGGGAGGGCGCATGGATGCCCGACTTGCTGCTGCGGCTCCATCGCCAACCTCGGGAAGGAGCGGAGGCGAACTCCGTTGTGCCACCGCCGACGATTGCACACTCGCCACGGGAGCTTCAGAAGGTGCCGTGGGCAATGCCCGGGCCACAGGCATGGCTGCAGCGCTTTCCAGTGCCAGTACAAAGTCGCCAATGTACACTTTGTCTTCAGCGTGCACCACGACGGGAGACGTGATCTTTCTGCCGTTTACATATGTTCCATTGGTGCTCTTTAAGTCGACTACAATAAAACGACTGTCCTTAAGCACGACGCGCGAGTGGCGTTTGGACACGTTGCCCTTAGGAAGAATGATATCATTTCCCTTGGTTCGGCCGATCGTAATTTCAGACTTGTCGAACTCAAGTCGCCGTTGAGCCCCACCTTTTTCGGTTATGACTACGGTGATCATTCGTCTCCTTGCCTATCCAAGGCTTAGCAAGTCCCTCAGTGCTTGCAAAGCCGCAAGTCACTATGTCTGCGCATTGCGCATAGCTTCATGGACAACACTATAGATGCCCTCGGCGTCCAGTCGGAATTTTCGGTACAAATCCTCGGGTGAGCCACTTTCCCCAAACACGTCGGGGATGCCATGGCGATGAAGCCGGGATATGCCCTGACTTGACAGGATTTCCGCAAGCGCGCCTCCCATGCCGCCCATGATGGTATGATCCTCTATCGAGACACACAGCGAAGCATCTTTTGCGAGTTGGCAAACGTTCTGCGTATCGAGCGGCTTGATCGAGGGTACATTGATGACGCCGATATCAACGCCAGAGGCCGCCAAGCGCTGACTCGCATCCAGCGCATGCATGACAGGCCCGCCTGAAGCAAATAGCAATACGTCTTTGCCCGGACGCAGCACATCCAGCTTTCCCGGTGCGAACCGATAATCTGAGCCGTGAATGGGCTTGAGATCTTGCCGCGTCAAGCGCAGGTACGCGGGGCCGGGACGTGTGCACAGATACTCCATGATGGCGTGGGTCTCGATCTCGTCCGCCGGTTGAAATACCTCCACGCCGTGCAGAGTACGCATGAGAGCGATGTCTTCTAGCCCCATCTGAGAGTACCCATCCGGCCCTATACCCACCCCCGCATGGGTCCCAACCATGACCACGTTGGCCCGATTGTACGCGACAGAAATTTTGATGGTTTCAAAACGTCCCGCAAGAAAACATGCAAAAGAACAACAAAAGGCTTGCTTGCCATCCAACGCGAGGCCTGCCGCAACCCCAAGCATGTTCTGTTCAGCAATGCCCATCTCAAAAAATCGCTGGGGATATGTCTTTGCGAAAAGCTCGCTCTTTGTGGATTTCGACAAATCAGCGTCAAGTACGACGATCTTGGGGTAGCGTGCGCCCAAATCGAGAAGTGCTTCGCCAAATGCTTGGCGGCTTGCTTTGGGTCGTTGGTTTGTCATTCCGGGCGGGCCCCTAGCTCGATAAGTGCCTTAGCCAACTGTTCCTTGTTGGGCGCAGCTCCATGCCAGTCCATGTCGTTTTCCATGAAAGACACACCTTTACCCTTCACCGTGTTCGCCACGATTAGCTTGGGAGACCCAGCGCGTTGTTGGGCCCATGCAAAGCTGTCCAAGAGTTGGGCATAGTCATGGCCATCGACTGACTTGACCTGCCAGCCAAACGCAGTCCATTTGTCCACGAGTGGTTCGAGTGGCATCACATCTTTGGTAAACCCGTCGATTTGACCGCGGTTGCGATCGAGAATGGCGATGAGATTCTCACTTTTATATTTGGCGGCGCTCATGGCGGCTTCCCAGATTTGGCCCTCTTGGATCTCACCGTCCCCCAGCATGCAATAAACATTGAACGATTTCTGATCGAGTATTCCTCCGAGCGCCATACCTTGCGCCACCGATAGTCCCTGCCCCAAGGAACCGGTACAGGCCTCAATGCCCGGCACTGTGCCTACGACTGGATGTCCTTGCAGTCGCGATCCCAACGTTCTCAGGGATGACAATTCGCTCTTCTCAAAGTACCCAAAATGAGCAAGGACTGCATATAAAGCGGGCACGCCATGTCCTTTTGAAAGAATAAAGCGATCCCGATCCGGCCAATGTGGATTCTTCGGTGAATGACGAAGCACATAAGCATATAGGGTAGCGATGGCATCTACCGCACTTAGCGATCCGCCCGGGTGACCGCTTCCCGCCTTGGCGATCATTGTTACAATGTCGGCACGGAGCGATGCGCAGAGAGAGGTGAGATGAGCGACGCGATCAGACAAAGACGAGGTCATTGGCCCCGGATTTCTAGCACGAACTTGGCTCGTTAAACCACACCGATCTGCAATCTCCTTTAGAAACACGGGTTTCGCTGCGCGGAGCGGGCCGCAGAGCGCTGGCCGCGACAGATAACTGATAGTATGCTGCGGGCGGTTTAATAGCGTCATCATGTCCATGCACAGCAGCTCAGTCTCCCAGCTTCGTAAGCCATTTGTGTTGCTGTTGATCTTCGGGATCACCGTGCTGTTTTTGGTTATGATTCGAGCGTTTCTTATTGCGCTCCTTTTTGCGGCGCTGATTGCGGGGTTGCTCTCGGGTATCTATAGAAAGCTGTGCAGGCGCATGAACAATCGTCGCAGACTTGCAGCTGCGTTGATTGTGTCGACATTTTTCCTGGTCATCTTATTACCGTTGTTGGGAATCATGGGAATGGTGATTGCTGAGGCCCTCCACGTGACCACCTTCGTCAAAGACTGGCTAAGCGTACGGATTGAGCAGCCGGGCGGACTGGGAGCCGAGATTCCCCCATGGTTTCCCGCTGCAGAGGAGATACGCAACTACACGGATCATACCGCAGTGAAACTCGGACAGTTTGCCGGGGCCATAGGGTCATTTCTTATTCAGCATCTTTCCAAGCTCACCCAGTTCACCGTCTCGTTCCTTTTAGATTTGTTCGTGTTTGGCTATGCCCTTTATTTTTTCTTTGTAAGTGGCCAGCGCACGTTGGACATTGCGCTTCAGTACATTCCTCTTTCTCAGCGGGACAAACAGCGTATTTTGGCACGCGGTTTGTCCGTTACGCGTGCGACACTCAAAGGGACGTTTGTCATTGGCATATTGCAGGGAGGGCTTGCCGGATGTGCGTTTGCCGTGCTTGGAGTTCCGGGGGCGCTTTTTTGGGGCGTTGTCATGGCGGGTTTATCGATCATTCCAGGTATCGGGGCGGCTTTGGTATGGGTTCCAGCCGCAGTGTTTTTGCTTATACAGCATCGCACGGGGGCGGCCCTTGGTTTGACGTTATGGTGCGCACTCGTGGTGGGAAGCGTTGATAATATCCTGAGGCCCCGAAT encodes:
- the tadA gene encoding Flp pilus assembly complex ATPase component TadA, translating into MITVVITEKGGAQRRLEFDKSEITIGRTKGNDIILPKGNVSKRHSRVVLKDSRFIVVDLKSTNGTYVNGRKITSPVVVHAEDKVYIGDFVLALESAAAMPVARALPTAPSEAPVASVQSSAVAQRSSPPLLPEVGDGAAAASRASMRPPNISQPLAGEPMGSIRPPSTAPRSLAAREKKSRLSRLPWTRLAVENSSSKATDLNSALRLMMLQIGNALGSEDLQGMSFGNTPALLAEEQVDAALRTLETQGLLDERLDREALAEASFHEAVGLGALERLLIDRQVQELLIQGPQHIFADYGQGLKPLECIAFSSQRALEKVATRLFALSDITIDTHQPIQQCRLADGSHVTLWQRPLAPEGPILRIRRRAGIQVSPESLLEEGVLSEGMLLLLKEALRQRTKILVSGPPRSGVSKLLSGLAAMLPRSEWIISMSSDVSLDIQHEQRIALSREEAFVQGDGAAVLAQARQLHYTWLVIDDISGAEAFDVLQASASSTVGALIGLHTSGLEDPMHVYATLMRFHQLAPVLVAPLIAEIMELVVELEVDKDGKSFVKSIRELVGSRGDTIKTQDLFVFQDGEFVASGKSPKFLEA
- a CDS encoding transketolase family protein, which encodes MTNQRPKASRQAFGEALLDLGARYPKIVVLDADLSKSTKSELFAKTYPQRFFEMGIAEQNMLGVAAGLALDGKQAFCCSFACFLAGRFETIKISVAYNRANVVMVGTHAGVGIGPDGYSQMGLEDIALMRTLHGVEVFQPADEIETHAIMEYLCTRPGPAYLRLTRQDLKPIHGSDYRFAPGKLDVLRPGKDVLLFASGGPVMHALDASQRLAASGVDIGVINVPSIKPLDTQNVCQLAKDASLCVSIEDHTIMGGMGGALAEILSSQGISRLHRHGIPDVFGESGSPEDLYRKFRLDAEGIYSVVHEAMRNAQT
- a CDS encoding transketolase, with protein sequence MTSSLSDRVAHLTSLCASLRADIVTMIAKAGSGHPGGSLSAVDAIATLYAYVLRHSPKNPHWPDRDRFILSKGHGVPALYAVLAHFGYFEKSELSSLRTLGSRLQGHPVVGTVPGIEACTGSLGQGLSVAQGMALGGILDQKSFNVYCMLGDGEIQEGQIWEAAMSAAKYKSENLIAILDRNRGQIDGFTKDVMPLEPLVDKWTAFGWQVKSVDGHDYAQLLDSFAWAQQRAGSPKLIVANTVKGKGVSFMENDMDWHGAAPNKEQLAKALIELGARPE
- a CDS encoding AI-2E family transporter, whose amino-acid sequence is MSMHSSSVSQLRKPFVLLLIFGITVLFLVMIRAFLIALLFAALIAGLLSGIYRKLCRRMNNRRRLAAALIVSTFFLVILLPLLGIMGMVIAEALHVTTFVKDWLSVRIEQPGGLGAEIPPWFPAAEEIRNYTDHTAVKLGQFAGAIGSFLIQHLSKLTQFTVSFLLDLFVFGYALYFFFVSGQRTLDIALQYIPLSQRDKQRILARGLSVTRATLKGTFVIGILQGGLAGCAFAVLGVPGALFWGVVMAGLSIIPGIGAALVWVPAAVFLLIQHRTGAALGLTLWCALVVGSVDNILRPRMVGNDTRMPDLLILVSTLGGLALFGAAGIVLGPLVSALFMMAWEIYGAAFHDEIEPEPLVVEKR